A window of Sphaeramia orbicularis chromosome 8, fSphaOr1.1, whole genome shotgun sequence genomic DNA:
aaaaagaaagaaagaaaaaaattgcctttttaacagtatcatgatatatcgtatcgccagagtcttgccaatacacacccctatgaCAATCAATTATTGTTGTACATGTAATTGGCGTCGTACCTGGAAAATGTCATTCAAAACCACAATTTCATCCCATTTCACAATTTAGTCATACAGTATGGTATCAAATAAATACTTTGAGTATCTACAATTAAGTCTACCATCAGAGCTAAATGTAATCTCTCTGACTTAGATAATGGCATACGTGCAGATCTATCCTACCGACAGTCAACAATTGTGCAGATTCATTTTAAATCAGTGGCTTCACCTCATTTCTCTCCTCCTCTAGCCTCTTCTCTCTTAGTGTTCTCTTTTCTCGTTCCCTCTCCTCAAAGGAGAAGGGACAAACTCCCACATGGTGTCTCGGTGAAAGCAGGGGCTGAAAGGGCAGGCCAAAGTGAGGGACCGGTGGGGCCTTAACTGGTGATGGTTGCTTTTCCTAGGGTGGAGACGCAAAAATAAAAAGGTACGATTGTAACACTTCTTGGTATAGTTACGCACTGGAAGGGTGGCAATTTTAAACACAAGTATCCTGACTACTTCAGCTTTGGGCTCGGTACCAGTTCTTTTATTTAGAACAAAATCTGGGGACTCTGGTACAGTTGGATGCACTACTTTCTTCTCTGGCAAACCCTGCAAACAGAAGATATCAGTGtacattcacatttacaaagacacaCATTCTCTGCTGGTAACACAACTCACTACGACTCCCTCCAGGATCTTCTTGGGCAGTGGCTGTGCGTGGAAAGTGTGCAGTTTCTCTTCGGTATCCTGAGATTTCTTGGTGGTCTGCTTCTCTTTGAGCCTTTTTACCACCTGCAGCTCGAAGCCTTCAGGTACAGTTGGTTCCTTCACTGCTGGCTTTTTCAGAGTCTCTGTGCCTTCCAGAATCTTCCTGTTGAGCTCCAGAGCCTTGAACTTAAACCTGTAATTTATACAGGACATCAGGGTCAACCCGCTTCCACGGTCATCCTTGAACATGAGTGGATGATGAAAACCAGTGACTAGAGCAGACGTTTATATTCAATACTAGTAACAAAACAAGAACTTAAAGGGTGACAGTCGGCCAGTTGTGTTGTACCCAGAATACTTGAACTCTTACTGGTTAAGTTTTTCTGCCTCTTCAGCCTCCAGGTCAGTGCTGCTCTTGGCAGTGGAGAGACGGCTCCGTTTTTGGGTCAGCAAGTGAGGCATCTGAGGCTGGGTGAGCTTTGGATTCTCCCTCTTCACTGGGGACGGCCCTGACAAACACATTTGAGGAGTGACCCCATATCCCACTCCTTTTTTATAACtcactttttgttttttcctttcacCCATTAAAACATCATCAATACAAATATGAAAAGTCAATGTTAAAAACCCCCCACAAAAACACACtcacaaaaaactaaaaattacaaaaacaatagaGTACTGTCAATTTTGATATACAAGATATGTTACATTATAATTCTTTCCAGGTGAAATGCCCCCCATATCCCACTCCTGATTGTAGACATTTCCTTCAAAGATATCATTTAGTGACCATCTCACCATCACCCTCCCAACTCACCTCTCTCTTGATGCTGGCGACTGCGCAAATGGTAGCGCTCGGGTGTTTTTCTGTAGAAGAGCTCAACCTGCTGTGCCACTGGTACATAAGTGCCCGGCTCCTCCAGCTTTCTTTTACTGCCCGTTGATAAGTTGAAAGGCTTGGGCACTGTGGCACCTTTTGCAGCTTTGGCCTAAGAAAAATTCAAAGCTTAACAAATGCAAGAGATTTCTACTGCATATGGTTCACCTGCACATTGTGAACTTTTGACTCAAATTtacaattcaagtttttatttgattttgtattttggagaatttacatgttttacattcacatataACATTTTTCAgtgctgtttttctatatttcttttcagaaaagaGCAAAACAAGCTATCTCTACAATCGTTTTCCTGTTTATATCTCCAGTGTTTTCACCTCTTGATTTCTTCTCCCTTCTCTAGGATTTTAACCCAATTATCAATATGCAGCAAGATATTACCCtccttttcccacttttctttgatATACACTGTGtctccccccccccaaaatgttTTGCAACTCATTATACAGTTTTGAGATTAGTTCATTAGTTGGACTTGATTGGTATGATTTTAGGAAAATTTGGATGATTCAGGATATAGGACTGTCTGAATCTTCATTCTTTGTTTTGTCTAAATAATGACAGATTTGTAAAAACCTAGAGAAATCTTTATTATCAAGATTGTAAATCTGTTTTATATCTTCGAAGCTTCTCAGACAACCTTTAAGGTATAAGTCACTGTATTATACTAAACTTTTCGATCCacatttctatttttcttttatcCACTTTCTTTGGGATAAAATCTTTATCATATGCTATCCATCTAATCCTCAAGCAGGATTCCTTGTTGTCTTTAACCAATTTTGACCATTTCCTGAATGATTCCATCAGTCTTacactcaatttctttccatttagCTACTTTTGACTCAAATTTAATACTTCCTTTCAGCTCACCATTACATTAGTGAAACATCTTTACAGTAGTCCAGCTGATCTCATTTAACCACCCTCATACAGAAACTCAAACACTGGTATTTCTGCTTTCTCCCACCAGCTCTACCATATCTTTGCCTGCATTTACTCACTGGGGAGGAGGGCTTGCGAAGCAGATTAATGAAGTCCACTTCCTTGTGGTCATTACTTGCTGCAGAGGATGCTTTTACACGAGTGTCTGTGTTGAAACGGAATTCTTTAGGCACAGTAGTGGACATGGCCGTCTTCTTTGGTGGAGGGTCTAAAAAGAAAATAGGAGCAACCTCTTTGTCTTTCATAACAGAGGCAAAAGATGCTACATATATGGAAGCATTTAAATTTCCTGATAGAAAAATTATGTCAACATAAAGAAATTCTCCAACTACCTGACAGCATTTTGCAAATCAAGCAGTGAGAAGAACCAATGATCCAGATGTTGGCCAATAATTAGTTTTCAGGCAGGTAGTCCAGTTAAATACATAATTAAAAGCTGTAATCTCTTTAGAATGTGTGAATTATGGATTTCACTGGTTCCTATCTTTTTATGTGgagtttatattcattttatatGTGAAACTGTTTTCCAAATTATTTGTTGCAGCTATTTTCACCAGAATTCTCAATAAGGACAGATGATGTGTCCGGAACAATAAAaagataaatgacaataaaaatgaacCTATTGTTCAGCTACATGACTGTGCTCCTCTACTGTGGGGTTTGGAAAGTTTTGTCTCTGCAATAAGTGTCAGGAAGTCCCTGAGTCTAGGTCATGAGTCGGAAACCTTTactatctaaagagccattttagaacaGGAATGGAAAAACAAAATTGTCTTGAGCCAAAACATATCTgtatatgttttacctcaaagtggtgactgtttaagaagctctttaggattagctTGCATGAAATACgttgagaataaatcaaagttttggtgcattttcagaactacactaaagaaaatGCTATTGTTGTGTAGCAAAAATTTGCTGGTATGCGAATACTTTCTTTGCAATGGAAAATACcatcagtgtcataaaataaaaagtactctACCATTACTACTTCCATTTTTCAATTAATTTGGAGTATAgtttacatttttacagctgcataATGTCAGATTGACTTCATGGTTCTGACAATAATAGCaaactgtgttaaaaaaaaaaaagccttagttttcttcttttccaagttttttttttttgacaaagccacatggagccaaAAGAAAAGAGGGCCCAAGAGCCCaatgtggccctggagccacaggttgcctacccctggtCTAGGTTTTGTCTGAGAGGAGAGAGCTTCAGAGTGAAGGTGTGTATTTCCAGACTTGGTGTTCATCCCTGTGATTTcagttcctgcagctttaaagatTATTGAATTAATTTCTACGTCTTAAAATAGAAGGTAGCTAGTGGCCTAACTCCACAGACTGTCAAAAAGGAGAAGTACATAGTAGAGCGGATTATTAACAGTAGTGCTGGATTACTGTCATCTTAGGTCATGAGTTTCAAATCTAAACTCTGAAAATACATTCAAATGATGACTGAGTGGACACATCTTTACCCTGGTTCCTCTCACCCATGTCTCAAGAGTCTGATTCTACACTGTCATCCATTTTAAACCTAGTATCTAGTGTGTTCAGTTTCTTTATAAACTCAGATGAACCACACTTACTTCCAGCCAGTGCTGCTTTGTAACTGGCTTCATTCTTCTTGCGATGTAAAGCAACTTCTCTCTGGAGGTTTCGGATCCTCTCAAGCTCCTGTTCTTCAGAGGTACTCTGCCTGTTAGAAGATGACAAACAGCCAAGTTTTAATTCATGTCACAACACTGGTTTCTAATCAACAGCAGAAGACTCACCCTGTGTTAGTGGAACATGCCACCGCTCTGTTTCTAGAGGGGTTCCTGGTAGTCTGACCTGGCTGTCCATTCCTGGAGGCAACAGTAGACTTCTTGGCTCGTTGTGTGACTGGAGTCCTAGAGAAGACTGCTAGAGTTAGCAAAACACCACAGTACAACAATACATTCGATAGCACGGTGCCAACCAAGACCAGGAATACAGAACTACCTTATAATAGTTACTCATTTGAGAAGCAAACCCTGGTAAATCACATACTTTTTGTACTTTTTGACAGGCGGAGCAGCTGGAACACTGGATGCACTCTTACGTTTTGAAAccctaaatataaaaaaataaagaacaaactTTTTCTAATTTCACCTACAAAAACATGGGTTTCTCTTTAAGTAACAGAGACCTAAGTGACAAATATGAACTAATACACAAGAGCTTTGATGCAATGTACAGTTTAAAAGACTTCCActttgtacatgtttgtttattgtattttactctgaTGTCACACTGGACTAGGACTGTACCTGCGTGGTTGGGCAGGGGGCTGACCAGTGGTCTGCTTTGGTCGGGCACCAGCAACATCAACAGAAGCACCAGTGCCCCATGATGTGACTATGTTTGGAAGTGGAGACGTGGAAGGACCTGCAAGAGCAGTTACACTCACACTTTTACCTTGAAGAGAAGTGAAGCATTAACAAATAGACAGTCGATAAACTGAATGTCTGTCAAATTAGATCTTTTGACTTTCCATGCTCTTATTTTTAAGTGCTCAGATAATACTTCCTACTTGAATCACTGGTCACATCATTGCGACCCAACTTTCCTCATGCAGAAACTGTCCCTAACATGACAGCAAACGATTTATGCTGCATCTTTATTAAGCTCTGCAAGTTGCTGCATGGATTCTGCTCAGCACTTCTATCACTCTGGAAAATGACACTATCGTTGCACACATGATGCAAATGTCATCCAGAAATCCAGTTGGTGCAAAAAGTCAAAGCTTTCACTGTACAGACTTCAAAAATTAATGTGGttctaacaaaaaaacaaacaaaaaaaagtatataaatataaaaaaaaattggtctgGCAGTCTGAACAAGGCCTTATTTATGGGCAAAATACCACAAATTATAACTGATGAGACCTTATAATTTCTTGAAGCAGCAGTTAAACAGCCTTCATGAGAAGCTTTGGTGTATCGTGGCAGTGCCATATCCACTTAAACTAACCAGATTCCACATCTCTCTTCACATGAGGGGGTACAGCAGCTCTTGGCAACTTGTCCTTATCATTTCTCACAAACAGTGGGTCAGGTCTTAAAGGTGTGAAGAGCTGACAATCTCTGGCAGCCTGCTCTTCtgcttatagaaaaaaaaaaaaaaaagaaaaaaaaaaagacgtagatttaaattacaaaataatacaaTCTCGTGTCAGCAAAAAGAAAGGTACACTATATCTTGCCTCTTGGGCAAGAATTGTTTTGCATGCAGTAAATGGACTGTAATCTGGTTGAAGACTAGCAAATTAAATTTTATAATAGCCCTGAGAGTTGTCACCATGTACAGAAAAACAAtgcacatacagtcacggaaaaagttattaaaccacccttgttttcttcagcttcttgttcattttaatgcttggtacgactaaaggtacatttgtttggctaaatataatgacaacaacaaaaatagctcattagagtttaatttaagagctgatatctatccatttccaatggttttcttgataaccaaaatcacttcagttcttacatcaatatctatggcctTGTACtgcaaaaaacagtgcttttaggcattccatgttttcttttctgtccgttttagtcacatgatacacacaggagttggtacttgattgcgtaaccattgcttttgatgacttttgatggtctaataattttttccatgactgtatacagCATTTTCATTTGAGGCGTTTCATTGCATTATCTTGTAAACATTTATCTACTGTATGAAAAGAAATAAAGTGTAATGTAGTAATTCTGGGTTTGGATTATTATTAAAACTTGATATAATGGCATTCTGAAGGACAAACCAAGATATAGAGGATAAAGAGGCTCTCTCCAATACAAAACACCACAGCCCATGATTTCAGAGGAGTAGGCTACATTCACGATTTTACCAGTAACCTTAACATGAAAATAATCTCACCACAGCAACATCTAAAACCCTGATATTTCATGATGGGCTGCTGAAAACATTTAACATAAATGATAATATTAACCAAATGTAAGTGCAAGAAAAAGAGTGAGTAACTAACATCAGTCTGTTATATTTAATTTGTACACGTACCAAACCATTTGTCTTGACTCTTGTCATCTTCTAGTTCTTTGAGGTCCACAACATGGGAGGGGGCGTCGAACTCGTAGAGGTTTGCATCACCCATGTCGTTTTCTGCCATAATTTCAGGAACTCCCTAAACAAGTAACTGCTGAAACTCACCTTAATGGACACGTCCACCAGGTAAACCTATTTTTCTTgcacaatgggctctatgcacagccccactacttcctgaacttaaggcagctcctttatttcctgtctttcattaactgacacactgattcatccaggtgtgtctgaccacagtagtcacaacaagacgtagcagacacacctggattaatcagtgtgtccaataatgaaagacaggaaataaaggagctgccttaagttcaggaagtagtggggctgtgcatagagcccattatttgaaatgtaaaatacctGGTAGAGTATTGCTAACCTTCAAAGACCCAAGCAACTGCAAACGTCTACAAATATCTACATGTACTCCCTCTCCCCTCTGGTCACCGTTTAAGGCTTCCTCAATTGAAAACCAGACGGGCTATGGACTCCTTTATTCCTGCAGCTATTAGGAATCTGAATTCACGTAGCtgatatctagatttttttttttttccttcttcatatgtcaatttttaaaatctttttatgtgattatttattttttaaggctcatggccattatggcaattaacttgtgtactgccctattggaccttttttttttttttttttttttttttaacttgtgttgggaaggggagtggctccattgtgtgttgtcctgtattgtgtaattttataggggtgctgtttctgtgtatgtgtttatgacccctgctgcacaccgaatttcctttcctaaggataaataaagttgaaagttgaagtaCCATCAATAATGCTTAAATAATTCAGatgaaatgcagtttctcagcagtATTATGTGCCTCATTTGGAAGCTCTGAGGTCAACATGGAAAAACCACCATGTTCCACAATAATCCATCACAAACATGGATGTAGTTGACAGTGGtgtaaatgcttggttttatgttcagttaaggatttATTTTGCAGTCACTTTTGGTTCTTtgataatgacctttgaatttactgaagaTTTTTGTGAATATTACCATCAGAAAAAGCTCGTTTTTCActtgaaatacagaggataatgttacaataaattgtcattaaaaaaaaacaaatggaagtCTAGATTATTTAAGTATGTTTGGGATAAACACTAATGTAGTGACATAATGCTAAAATATAACAACATCCAATGCAGCCCCATCATAACAGTTAGCAACTTAACTTAGCAACTTAATACCCACAGCAGTATTATATAATAGTTGTTCGCTTACCACAACCGTCTATTTCCAGTCACCGTTGAAATCGCCAACGCCTTTTCTCTTTTTAACCAGCGTTCAATTACTTGCTGAATTTTGAACTAGCCAATAGCTGAGGCCGGATTCATCTGCTCACCAGCTATTGGTTCAAATAAACCGGAAACAAAGAAACTTCCGGTGACGTAAACATGTAATCAAAGAGTAGTAGTAGGTAAAATGATCAAACTCCGAAATATTCTTTCAGTAGCTTTCAGTTCAAAATGGCCGAACAATAACTAATATCGACACTTTCACCGTTGATGAAAACTTAATGCTTACCAGCGTggcaattaatttaatttaatcttctCTTGGAAAAACAGCCTTGATAAGGATTAATATAGACGTATCTGTTGGTGAGATATAGGCCTACAACTGTCTTTCTTTACAAGGAATGTAAAGGATAATAATGTCAATGTATAGATTTGCGATTACAATGAAACGCAGTTAAAGAAATAACAATAGTAATACAACTGGaacaatattaattaaaatagtAAGATTGAAATAATTAGTTTGGTAATTTAAGTAAATATGTAATTGATGACGCAGACGGACATGAGTAAGCCATACCCTAGCAGCTTTGTCTGTGGTTAACTCATGCTCAGAGAGAGTGAAAAAACACAGAAAGCAGAAGTTGAAGTGAGGAGGTTTTTGTCATGGTGTAAATCACTGTGATACGTTCTCAGAACCAGAGCTATCCCATGTGTGACAGTAATAAACTGCAGAGTCCCCCTCCTGCACATTGCTGATGATCAATCGATAATCTGATTGAGACTGACTATTCGATGTGAACTTTGGTGATGAAAACCCAGAGCCATAGGCTGTGGTGCGATAATATGTGAGTATAAACTGAGGAACTCCTCCTGGACTCTGTTTATACCAGCGACCACCACTGTCAGTAACACTGCCTAAGTTACAGTCCATGGTGACTGTCTCTCCTTTCTCCACCGTCACAGCAGGAGGTTTCTGTGTCACCACCGTCACACCACTCACACCTGGAAACAACAACATGACATGAAGTGAAGataaacacacactgatggaTCCAATATGAGGTCAAAGCTGCAGTAAATCAGACTCCTTACATGTTAGAGCAGTGATGAGAGTGCAGAGGGTCGCCAACAtcttgtcaggatgtggaataaaTGTCCTTTACTGTTCAGATGAGACAAAAGGATGGAGAGTGAAACTTATAAAGAGAGAAGCAGAGAAGGAGGAGTTTCACATTCAAAT
This region includes:
- the LOC115424013 gene encoding targeting protein for Xklp2-like isoform X2, encoding MAENDMGDANLYEFDAPSHVVDLKELEDDKSQDKWFEEQAARDCQLFTPLRPDPLFVRNDKDKLPRAAVPPHVKRDVESGPSTSPLPNIVTSWGTGASVDVAGARPKQTTGQPPAQPRRVSKRKSASSVPAAPPVKKYKKTPVTQRAKKSTVASRNGQPGQTTRNPSRNRAVACSTNTGQSTSEEQELERIRNLQREVALHRKKNEASYKAALAGNPPPKKTAMSTTVPKEFRFNTDTRVKASSAASNDHKEVDFINLLRKPSSPAKAAKGATVPKPFNLSTGSKRKLEEPGTYVPVAQQVELFYRKTPERYHLRSRQHQERGPSPVKRENPKLTQPQMPHLLTQKRSRLSTAKSSTDLEAEEAEKLNQFKFKALELNRKILEGTETLKKPAVKEPTVPEGFELQVVKRLKEKQTTKKSQDTEEKLHTFHAQPLPKKILEGVVEKQPSPVKAPPVPHFGLPFQPLLSPRHHVGVCPFSFEEREREKRTLREKRLEEERNEAPKFRAQPLPDFSVVVLPEKKKLEPTKPEPFKLLVDERGAMKNRRLEQIIQEERKHQEEVALFKARPNTVIHKEPFQPKREGRSTVAVEAFELSTERRAQERQEFERLASEKEALRALMEEEQRREEEQREKEEIARLRQEQVHKAQPVRHYKTLKLKKSEVPLTVPLSPNFSDRFRL
- the LOC115424013 gene encoding targeting protein for Xklp2-A-like isoform X1 yields the protein MAENDMGDANLYEFDAPSHVVDLKELEDDKSQDKWFEEQAARDCQLFTPLRPDPLFVRNDKDKLPRAAVPPHVKRDVESGPSTSPLPNIVTSWGTGASVDVAGARPKQTTGQPPAQPRRVSKRKSASSVPAAPPVKKYKKTPVTQRAKKSTVASRNGQPGQTTRNPSRNRAVACSTNTGQSTSEEQELERIRNLQREVALHRKKNEASYKAALAGNPPPKKTAMSTTVPKEFRFNTDTRVKASSAASNDHKEVDFINLLRKPSSPAKAAKGATVPKPFNLSTGSKRKLEEPGTYVPVAQQVELFYRKTPERYHLRSRQHQERGPSPVKRENPKLTQPQMPHLLTQKRSRLSTAKSSTDLEAEEAEKLNQFKFKALELNRKILEGTETLKKPAVKEPTVPEGFELQVVKRLKEKQTTKKSQDTEEKLHTFHAQPLPKKILEGVVEKQPSPVKAPPVPHFGLPFQPLLSPRHHVGVCPFSFEEREREKRTLREKRLEEERNEAPKFRAQPLPDFSVVVLPEKKKLEPTKPEPFKLLVDERGAMKNRRLEQIIQEERKHQEEVALFKARPNTVIHKEPFQPKREGRSTVGLHSSTAVEAFELSTERRAQERQEFERLASEKEALRALMEEEQRREEEQREKEEIARLRQEQVHKAQPVRHYKTLKLKKSEVPLTVPLSPNFSDRFRL